Proteins from a genomic interval of Staphylococcus debuckii:
- a CDS encoding MFS transporter has translation MNPTETHRAPIWTKSFNMNFLVNFFVYLCMYLLIVVIAGYSKTEFHASDSLAGLVTGLFIVGSLIGRFITGKYVNAIGPKKTLLIGVVFLIITQLLYFIEGSLGFLMFTRLINGVATAVATTATGTIAAYITPPERKSEGISMFSLSLVLGTAIGPFFGLLLSSHYSIDVLFGLCLVFGIVSLILSFFININFETTPLTKTEGKKGFSLSQFIALDAVPIAIVILITGLTYSSILTFLKFFAEERDLVTVSSYFFIFYAITSLVTRPITGRLMDNRNENVVVYPAYIFLFATFIMLYFAHSGWLLLLAGAALGVGYGNLSSLMQAIAIKVTTPEKYGLATSTYFIGIDIGIGFGPSLLGAFTSSITYGQLYGVMAILTIVTVVVYFLLHGRKVKTFS, from the coding sequence GTGAACCCTACAGAAACACATCGCGCACCCATATGGACTAAGAGCTTTAATATGAATTTCTTAGTCAATTTCTTTGTATATCTTTGTATGTACTTACTAATTGTAGTCATTGCAGGCTACAGTAAAACAGAATTCCATGCCTCAGATAGTTTAGCAGGTTTGGTAACAGGTTTATTTATCGTCGGCTCCTTAATTGGCCGTTTTATCACCGGCAAATATGTCAATGCGATCGGCCCCAAGAAGACCTTATTAATCGGAGTTGTCTTTTTAATTATTACACAGCTTCTTTATTTTATAGAAGGATCTCTCGGCTTCTTAATGTTCACCCGTTTGATCAATGGGGTTGCCACAGCTGTAGCCACTACTGCTACCGGTACTATTGCAGCTTACATTACTCCGCCTGAGCGGAAAAGTGAAGGCATCAGCATGTTCTCACTAAGTTTAGTCTTAGGAACAGCAATCGGTCCTTTCTTCGGCTTATTATTATCTAGCCACTATTCTATTGATGTTTTATTTGGACTTTGTCTCGTATTTGGCATTGTTTCATTAATTTTATCTTTCTTCATCAATATTAATTTCGAAACAACGCCGCTTACTAAAACTGAAGGTAAAAAAGGATTCAGTCTCAGTCAATTTATTGCTTTGGATGCGGTTCCCATTGCGATTGTTATTTTAATTACGGGTCTGACTTATTCATCCATTTTGACTTTCTTGAAATTCTTTGCTGAAGAACGTGATTTAGTGACTGTATCTAGTTACTTCTTTATCTTCTATGCAATCACTTCTCTTGTCACACGTCCTATTACTGGTCGTTTGATGGATAATAGAAATGAAAACGTTGTGGTATACCCTGCATATATCTTCTTATTCGCAACCTTTATTATGCTTTACTTCGCACATTCTGGTTGGCTATTGCTTCTTGCAGGTGCAGCGTTAGGTGTCGGTTACGGCAACTTGTCATCATTGATGCAAGCAATTGCCATTAAAGTCACTACCCCTGAAAAATACGGATTGGCGACGTCTACTTACTTTATCGGTATTGATATCGGTATTGGTTTCGGCCCATCCTTATTAGGAGCATTTACTTCATCTATTACTTACGGTCAATTGTATGGCGTCATGGCTATCTTAACAATTGTTACAGTGGTCGTATATTTCTTACTGCATGGTCGTAAAGTTAAAACCTTCTCATAA
- a CDS encoding response regulator transcription factor, whose product MIKVVLAEDQEMLRQAMVQLISMNNDIEIVFDSADGKKAWDFIKTNQPDVAILDIEMPGITGLEVLGKIREDDISTKVIIVTTFKRPGYFERAVANNVDAYVLKERSVEELVHTIHTVMEGKKEYSQSLMTTFFSEKNPLTPSEQLILKEIGNGYSSKEIADKLYLSDGTVRNYTSVAIDKLEAENRFDAWKIAESKGWII is encoded by the coding sequence ATGATAAAGGTAGTATTAGCAGAGGATCAAGAGATGCTTCGACAAGCAATGGTTCAGCTCATTTCTATGAACAATGATATTGAAATTGTGTTTGATAGTGCAGACGGAAAGAAAGCTTGGGATTTTATTAAAACTAATCAACCGGATGTTGCCATATTAGATATTGAAATGCCAGGAATTACTGGACTTGAAGTGCTTGGAAAGATTCGTGAAGACGATATTTCAACGAAGGTCATTATAGTGACTACATTCAAGCGACCAGGCTACTTTGAACGCGCAGTCGCAAATAATGTGGATGCTTATGTCTTAAAGGAAAGATCGGTCGAGGAGTTGGTGCATACTATACACACTGTGATGGAAGGAAAGAAGGAATATAGTCAATCTTTAATGACGACTTTCTTTTCTGAAAAAAATCCTTTAACACCCTCAGAACAGCTGATCTTAAAAGAAATAGGGAACGGCTATTCAAGTAAGGAAATTGCGGATAAGCTTTATTTATCTGATGGTACGGTGCGTAATTATACCTCTGTAGCAATAGATAAATTAGAAGCGGAAAATCGCTTCGATGCCTGGAAAATTGCAGAATCAAAAGGTTGGATAATATAA
- a CDS encoding sensor histidine kinase produces MKLSKRLKEDPYGVSSFVYLVFPIIALFSDQIEGTKWLLILMIIIFSIDYYMMIFHVNDQTSKIKRLIYLMIHLVGIVYFCYAIGSTFVMFFFFGSFALPYVYRVSAKSLENYLYLTTIVMTSIYLITQYTPNAIIVVVIDLIVVIIAFTNFQNVENNKAEEKIEEKNRYINLLIAEQERQRIGQDLHDTLGHVFASLSIKSELAAKLIDIDIDKAKTEMQSVNQLSKEALEKVREIVDQLKFQSFQEEVASVSHLLQETGIQFNFENAKIAKSINKGRQSILSMILREAVNNIIKHAEATKVSGCLVETDTGYLFKIQDNGKGMEPSVIALNSIEERVKLLGGNLKIISNQGLTIEIEFKRGEL; encoded by the coding sequence TTGAAACTTTCTAAACGACTTAAAGAAGATCCTTATGGTGTTTCCAGCTTTGTCTATTTAGTGTTTCCTATTATTGCTTTGTTTTCGGATCAAATTGAAGGGACTAAATGGTTACTTATCTTAATGATTATTATATTCTCGATTGATTATTATATGATGATTTTTCATGTAAATGATCAAACATCCAAAATTAAGCGACTTATTTATCTGATGATTCATTTAGTTGGAATTGTTTACTTTTGTTATGCAATTGGATCAACATTTGTGATGTTTTTCTTCTTTGGCAGTTTCGCATTACCTTATGTCTATCGCGTCTCAGCTAAATCGCTAGAGAATTATTTGTATTTAACCACGATAGTCATGACTTCTATCTATTTAATCACTCAATATACACCGAATGCTATTATTGTAGTGGTAATTGATTTAATAGTGGTTATTATTGCTTTTACAAATTTTCAAAATGTGGAAAACAATAAGGCTGAAGAAAAGATTGAAGAAAAGAATCGCTATATTAATTTATTGATTGCTGAACAAGAACGTCAACGTATCGGACAAGATTTGCACGATACTTTAGGCCATGTATTCGCAAGTTTGAGTATTAAATCGGAGCTGGCCGCAAAGTTAATTGATATTGATATCGATAAAGCGAAGACAGAGATGCAATCTGTCAATCAATTATCTAAAGAAGCATTAGAAAAAGTCAGAGAAATTGTTGACCAATTAAAATTTCAAAGCTTTCAAGAAGAGGTAGCTTCGGTGAGTCACTTGCTTCAAGAAACTGGTATTCAATTTAACTTTGAAAATGCAAAGATTGCCAAATCAATTAATAAAGGTCGACAATCTATATTGTCTATGATTCTTAGAGAAGCGGTGAATAATATTATCAAACATGCAGAGGCTACCAAAGTCTCGGGGTGCTTAGTTGAAACAGATACAGGTTATCTTTTTAAAATTCAAGATAATGGAAAGGGAATGGAACCATCTGTTATTGCACTCAATAGTATAGAAGAGAGAGTTAAATTGTTGGGCGGTAACTTGAAAATTATCTCTAATCAAGGACTCACTATAGAAATTGAATTTAAAAGGGGTGAATTATAA
- a CDS encoding ABC transporter permease, whose product MILSYLKLDIRTTFRQKTYLLLSIALPLIFFLVFTSIGNVPKEQAQTVYKESLFSMAVFSLTSFCLMTFPIELINDKQSGWQKKILSTSMKIHQYYLAKILKIMGLFALSISLIFIAAATLRGVKMTLEEWLLAGLLLWLGSSLFLSVGVLLSQIPDIKKASSIGNLLYLLLAIAGGLWFPIKLFPHWLQTIAHWTPTYHLKNVVFSYTTTHSISWYSFGVLFIYSILFLIIAFYIQQKTDVI is encoded by the coding sequence ATGATTTTAAGTTATCTAAAACTCGATATCAGAACGACTTTCCGCCAAAAAACATATCTATTATTATCGATTGCATTACCTTTGATTTTCTTTCTCGTATTTACTTCTATAGGAAATGTACCGAAAGAACAAGCACAAACAGTATATAAAGAAAGTTTATTTAGTATGGCAGTATTCAGCCTGACGAGCTTTTGCTTAATGACCTTTCCGATAGAACTCATTAACGATAAACAATCAGGATGGCAGAAAAAAATATTATCAACTTCTATGAAAATACATCAATATTACCTTGCAAAAATCTTAAAAATAATGGGATTATTTGCTTTGTCTATTTCACTGATATTTATAGCTGCGGCTACACTCCGGGGTGTGAAAATGACGTTAGAAGAGTGGTTGCTTGCTGGATTGCTGTTATGGTTGGGAAGCAGTCTTTTTTTATCAGTAGGAGTATTGCTTTCACAAATACCAGATATCAAGAAAGCAAGCAGTATCGGTAATCTACTTTATTTGTTATTAGCTATAGCGGGTGGATTGTGGTTTCCGATTAAGTTATTTCCGCATTGGCTGCAAACTATTGCACATTGGACACCCACTTATCATTTGAAAAATGTAGTATTTTCTTATACTACAACTCATAGTATCTCTTGGTATTCGTTTGGCGTTCTCTTTATCTATAGTATACTGTTCTTAATTATTGCATTTTATATCCAACAAAAAACGGACGTGATTTGA
- a CDS encoding ABC transporter ATP-binding protein: MKIERMKEWIRMIYFNNVSKYFKNVLAVNQSSFDIKEGECTALVGVNGAGKSTIIDMLIGNLHADKGNITSDFNLNPQTGILYQRTEFPDLIRVRELFELYTQLYTNHLNMKEFKELTSFDDEQLNQFATHLSGGQQRILDFALTVMGKPRFIILDEPTSAMDATMRKYFWKVIEGYKKEGKTIFYTTHYLEEVEKMADRVIVLSKGSIVNDNIPSIIRQQVRKSTIHVPIKYQHLLVKEIQSEFHIKQQEILIISEEVEDVLMQLIKLNINLNEIEITKASLADYIFKEENIS, from the coding sequence ATGAAAATAGAAAGAATGAAGGAGTGGATAAGGATGATTTATTTCAATAACGTTTCTAAATACTTTAAAAATGTTCTTGCCGTCAATCAATCATCATTCGATATTAAAGAAGGAGAATGTACGGCTCTAGTTGGGGTCAATGGTGCTGGCAAATCAACTATTATTGATATGTTGATAGGCAACTTACATGCTGATAAAGGAAATATTACGTCTGATTTTAATTTGAATCCGCAGACTGGCATCCTATATCAAAGAACAGAATTTCCTGACTTAATTAGAGTGAGGGAGTTGTTTGAGCTTTACACTCAATTATATACAAATCATCTTAACATGAAAGAATTTAAAGAACTTACCAGCTTTGATGATGAACAACTTAATCAATTTGCAACCCATTTATCAGGAGGACAGCAGCGTATTTTAGATTTCGCTTTAACAGTTATGGGTAAACCTAGATTTATTATTTTAGATGAACCCACAAGTGCAATGGATGCTACAATGAGAAAATATTTTTGGAAGGTTATTGAAGGTTATAAGAAAGAAGGTAAAACTATTTTCTACACCACTCATTATTTGGAGGAAGTGGAGAAGATGGCAGATCGAGTCATCGTCCTAAGCAAAGGAAGTATCGTTAATGACAATATACCATCCATCATCAGACAACAAGTTAGAAAATCAACAATTCATGTTCCAATAAAGTATCAGCATCTTTTGGTTAAAGAGATACAATCCGAATTTCATATTAAGCAACAGGAAATTTTAATCATTTCAGAAGAAGTTGAAGATGTTTTAATGCAATTAATCAAGTTGAATATCAATTTGAATGAAATAGAAATTACCAAAGCATCATTAGCAGATTACATTTTTAAGGAGGAGAACATATCATGA
- a CDS encoding transcriptional regulator, SarA/Rot family, with protein MTQAIDQLITTECQLSQIKYWLKSTYKMNMEEFIILYKIHAVEKMSGKELRDTLHYDMKWNTSKIDVLIRKLYKKGLIAKERSQTDERQVFYLLNAKQHQLMTDIVEEIGVNIAA; from the coding sequence ATGACACAAGCTATTGATCAATTAATTACTACCGAATGTCAACTGAGTCAAATTAAGTACTGGTTAAAATCGACTTACAAAATGAATATGGAAGAGTTTATTATTTTGTACAAAATTCACGCTGTGGAGAAAATGAGCGGCAAAGAATTAAGAGATACGCTGCATTATGATATGAAGTGGAATACCAGTAAAATTGATGTGCTAATTCGCAAACTTTACAAAAAAGGACTTATCGCCAAAGAACGTTCTCAAACTGATGAACGCCAAGTATTTTACTTGTTGAATGCTAAACAGCATCAATTAATGACAGACATTGTAGAAGAAATTGGCGTAAATATTGCTGCATAG
- the moaA gene encoding GTP 3',8-cyclase MoaA → MVKQITDKLGRPIRDLRLSVTDRCNFRCDYCMPKEIFGDDFVFLPKDELLTFSEMERIARVYTHLGVKKIRITGGEPLMRRDLYKLIAALNDIEGVEDIGLTTNGLLLKKHGQKLYDAGLRRINVSLDAIDNELFQSINNRNIKADTILDQIDYAVSIGFKVKINVVVQKGVNDDQIIPMVQYFKDKNIQVRFIEFMDVGNDNGWDFSKVVSKDEMLSMIQEEFDIEAVEPKYYGEVAKYYRHKDNGAQFGLITSVSQSFCSTCTRARLSSDGKFYGCLFSTVDGFNVKEFMRSGVSDNELQAKFEELWNIRDDRYSDERTEQTVANRKRKKINMNYIGG, encoded by the coding sequence ATGGTAAAACAAATAACAGATAAGCTTGGCCGACCTATTCGCGACTTAAGATTATCTGTGACAGACCGTTGCAATTTCCGTTGCGATTATTGTATGCCGAAAGAAATATTCGGCGACGATTTCGTCTTTTTACCTAAAGATGAATTACTCACATTCAGTGAAATGGAAAGAATTGCTCGCGTATATACACACTTAGGCGTGAAAAAAATCCGTATTACAGGCGGAGAACCGTTAATGCGCAGAGATTTATATAAATTAATTGCAGCCTTGAATGATATTGAAGGTGTTGAAGATATAGGTTTAACGACAAACGGTTTATTATTGAAAAAACATGGACAGAAATTATATGACGCTGGACTCAGACGTATTAATGTCAGTCTAGATGCCATCGATAATGAATTGTTCCAGTCTATTAATAACCGTAATATCAAAGCTGATACGATTTTAGATCAAATTGATTATGCAGTTTCCATTGGCTTTAAAGTTAAAATTAACGTCGTAGTACAAAAAGGTGTCAACGATGACCAAATTATCCCTATGGTGCAATATTTTAAAGATAAAAATATTCAAGTCAGATTTATTGAATTTATGGATGTCGGCAATGATAACGGCTGGGATTTCAGTAAAGTAGTTTCTAAAGATGAAATGTTGTCCATGATTCAAGAAGAATTTGATATTGAAGCGGTAGAACCTAAATACTATGGTGAAGTTGCAAAATACTATCGTCATAAAGATAACGGCGCACAATTCGGTTTAATTACCAGTGTGTCCCAATCATTTTGTTCTACGTGCACCAGAGCAAGATTATCTTCAGACGGCAAGTTCTATGGCTGCTTATTCAGTACAGTAGACGGATTTAACGTAAAAGAATTTATGCGCTCAGGTGTTTCAGACAATGAATTGCAAGCGAAGTTCGAAGAGTTATGGAACATTCGTGATGATCGTTACTCAGACGAACGTACCGAACAAACTGTAGCGAATAGAAAACGTAAAAAAATCAATATGAATTATATTGGTGGTTAA
- the mobA gene encoding molybdenum cofactor guanylyltransferase MobA, with translation MKAIILAGGQSERFGAPKAFAEINGKTFYEQIIDVLDSMNMFNEIIISSNDTLAPKFKGARVVVDDSEHKNKGPLSGIYSVMKQDFEAELFFVISVDTPLITAKAISQLYQFMVEHVIEDQLDIAGFEEEGHPIPTIAFYSPNCLPIIARALESDDYSMRHVYQQTASDWIDVKSVDDNTEWYKNINYPQDLESIKR, from the coding sequence GTGAAAGCTATTATATTAGCAGGAGGGCAATCTGAACGATTTGGTGCCCCTAAAGCATTTGCAGAAATAAATGGAAAGACGTTCTATGAACAAATTATAGATGTATTAGACAGTATGAATATGTTTAATGAAATTATCATCAGTTCTAATGACACATTGGCGCCGAAATTCAAAGGAGCGCGTGTAGTCGTGGATGATTCAGAGCATAAAAACAAAGGACCGTTATCAGGGATTTATTCAGTGATGAAACAAGATTTTGAAGCGGAACTCTTTTTTGTGATTTCTGTTGATACACCGTTGATTACTGCAAAAGCCATCAGCCAATTGTATCAATTTATGGTAGAGCACGTGATTGAAGATCAATTAGACATTGCTGGATTTGAAGAAGAAGGCCATCCAATTCCGACGATTGCCTTTTACAGTCCTAATTGTCTTCCGATTATTGCACGCGCTTTAGAGTCTGACGATTATAGTATGCGCCATGTTTATCAACAAACTGCTTCAGACTGGATAGATGTCAAAAGTGTAGATGATAACACAGAATGGTATAAGAATATTAATTATCCCCAAGATTTAGAAAGCATAAAAAGATAA
- the moaD gene encoding molybdopterin converting factor subunit 1 — protein MKVLYFAEIKEILQKDTDQFQIENEMTVEAFKQYLFEKYPEIDGKKFQIALNEEFVQPHEKINQSDVVALIPPVSGG, from the coding sequence ATGAAAGTCCTTTACTTTGCCGAAATCAAAGAGATTTTGCAAAAAGATACTGACCAATTTCAGATTGAAAATGAAATGACTGTGGAAGCATTTAAGCAATATTTATTTGAGAAATATCCTGAAATCGACGGGAAGAAATTTCAAATTGCATTAAATGAAGAATTTGTACAACCTCATGAAAAAATCAACCAATCAGATGTAGTTGCTTTGATTCCACCGGTAAGCGGAGGTTAA
- a CDS encoding molybdenum cofactor biosynthesis protein MoaE: MKQFEIVTEPIQTEQYRDFTLNPHQGAVVVFTGHVREWTKGIRTEHLEYEAYIPMAEKKLAQIGDEINEQWPGTIVSIVHRIGPLEISDIAVLIAVSSPHRKDAYAANEYAIDRIKEVVPIWKKEIWEDGAEWIGHQRGYHEDAVERGQKE, from the coding sequence ATGAAACAGTTTGAGATTGTAACAGAACCGATACAAACAGAACAGTATCGGGACTTTACACTTAATCCACATCAAGGAGCAGTCGTCGTATTTACTGGCCACGTTCGAGAATGGACTAAAGGAATACGCACTGAACATTTAGAGTATGAAGCTTATATTCCAATGGCTGAGAAGAAACTTGCACAAATCGGCGACGAAATTAATGAACAGTGGCCGGGTACGATTGTAAGTATCGTTCATCGTATCGGACCATTGGAAATTTCAGATATAGCTGTATTAATTGCGGTATCTTCTCCGCATAGAAAAGACGCATACGCAGCCAACGAGTATGCGATAGATCGTATTAAAGAAGTAGTTCCTATTTGGAAAAAAGAAATCTGGGAAGATGGAGCTGAATGGATCGGCCATCAAAGAGGCTACCATGAAGATGCAGTTGAAAGGGGGCAGAAAGAATGA
- the mobB gene encoding molybdopterin-guanine dinucleotide biosynthesis protein B: MILQIVGYKDSGKTTLMAETVRFLKEAGYRVVTIKHHGHGAEDITLQDNTVDHMKHFEAGADQSIVQGHELRETITRTSEATLSQIIDSAVTIEYDIILAEGFKQADYDKVVIYRNLEELSSLSALSHVQYKLPFQKLSDLEPFYQWLESWIDIKKG, translated from the coding sequence ATGATTTTGCAAATCGTGGGATATAAGGATTCAGGGAAGACAACATTGATGGCTGAAACGGTTCGCTTTTTGAAAGAAGCGGGCTATCGTGTTGTAACAATCAAACATCATGGTCACGGTGCAGAAGATATTACCTTGCAGGACAATACCGTAGACCATATGAAACATTTTGAAGCTGGCGCGGATCAGAGTATTGTGCAAGGACACGAGTTAAGAGAAACGATTACGCGCACCTCTGAAGCTACTTTATCCCAAATCATTGATTCAGCTGTTACAATTGAATATGACATCATTTTAGCTGAAGGATTTAAACAAGCGGACTACGATAAAGTCGTTATTTATAGAAATCTTGAAGAATTATCTTCTTTATCAGCGCTCAGTCATGTACAATATAAGTTGCCGTTTCAAAAATTAAGTGATTTAGAGCCGTTCTACCAATGGCTTGAATCGTGGATTGATATAAAAAAAGGATGA
- the glp gene encoding gephyrin-like molybdotransferase Glp, whose translation MPVEKRNPIPVKEAIKRVVEQEIHTEVQNVPLNQSLGYVLAEDIVATYEIPRFNKSPYDGFALRSEDTVGASGDNRIEFEVIDHIGAGSVSDKTVGPNKAVRIMTGAEVPSGADAVVMLEQTKEGDHTFTIRKPFAHNENVSLKGEETEVGDVVLKKGQRINAGGIAVLATFGYTEVPVHKLPSAAIIATGSELLDVGDELEPGKIRNSNGPMIEGLLNQFGLEGEMYKIQEDDLESSIAVVKQAMETHDMVITTGGVSVGDFDYLPEIYKALDAEVLFNKVQMRPGSVTTVAVAQGKYLFGLSGNPSACYTGFQLFVKTGVLNMMHANEKFPQVVKATLMEDFKKANPFTRFIRSKATLNGMEATVVPSGFNKSGAVVAIAHSNAMVMLPSGTRGFHAGNTVDVILTETDVFEEELLL comes from the coding sequence ATGCCAGTTGAAAAAAGAAATCCTATTCCAGTTAAGGAAGCCATTAAACGCGTCGTAGAACAAGAAATCCATACTGAAGTACAAAATGTTCCTTTAAATCAAAGCTTAGGTTATGTACTTGCAGAAGATATTGTAGCAACTTATGAAATTCCGCGTTTTAATAAATCTCCTTATGACGGTTTCGCGTTAAGAAGTGAAGATACAGTAGGTGCAAGTGGCGATAACCGTATTGAGTTTGAAGTGATTGACCATATCGGCGCAGGTTCTGTATCTGATAAAACGGTGGGGCCAAATAAAGCCGTACGTATTATGACAGGTGCTGAAGTTCCTTCAGGCGCAGATGCAGTGGTAATGTTAGAACAAACTAAAGAAGGCGACCATACATTCACTATTCGTAAACCGTTTGCTCATAATGAAAATGTTTCTTTAAAAGGTGAAGAAACAGAAGTCGGCGATGTCGTATTGAAAAAAGGACAACGTATTAATGCGGGCGGAATTGCAGTACTAGCAACATTCGGCTATACAGAGGTTCCTGTGCATAAATTACCATCTGCCGCTATTATCGCAACAGGCAGTGAGTTATTAGATGTTGGCGACGAATTAGAGCCTGGCAAGATTCGTAACTCAAATGGACCAATGATTGAAGGCTTGTTAAATCAATTCGGCTTAGAAGGCGAAATGTATAAAATTCAAGAAGATGATTTAGAAAGCAGTATTGCTGTCGTCAAACAAGCGATGGAAACGCACGATATGGTAATCACTACAGGTGGTGTTTCAGTAGGTGACTTCGACTATCTCCCTGAAATTTATAAAGCATTGGATGCTGAAGTATTATTCAATAAAGTACAAATGCGACCAGGTAGTGTTACAACTGTAGCAGTGGCGCAGGGTAAATATTTATTCGGCTTATCTGGCAACCCATCAGCTTGTTACACAGGCTTCCAATTATTTGTTAAAACAGGTGTCTTAAATATGATGCATGCGAATGAGAAATTCCCGCAAGTAGTGAAAGCCACTTTAATGGAAGATTTCAAAAAAGCAAACCCATTCACACGTTTTATCAGATCTAAAGCCACTTTAAATGGAATGGAAGCTACAGTCGTGCCTTCAGGATTTAATAAATCAGGTGCAGTAGTAGCCATTGCACACAGCAACGCTATGGTAATGTTACCAAGCGGTACAAGAGGTTTCCACGCAGGAAATACTGTCGATGTGATTTTAACTGAAACAGATGTCTTCGAAGAGGAACTTTTACTATGA